TTCGCCTGGTTCTGCTGGAAGTTCGACAGCGCCTTCTGCGGGTCGTACGCGTCGTCGTACGCCTCGATCGTGACCTCGCGGGTGTTGCCGTCGCCGAACTCGATCGGGCCCGCCTCGCCGAAGTACGCCACGAGGCCCGCGACCGTGCAGTTGCCGGGACCGGCAGTGCCGCCGGACAGCGGCGTCGTGACGCCGAGCGTGATGCTGTCGTCCGTGATGCCGGGGCTCGCCGCGGCCTCGCCGCCGCCCTCGGGGTCCGCTCCGGCGTCGGCGCCGCGCGAACAGCCCGCGAGCGTGAGCGCGAGGATCGATCCGACGGCGACGATGCCGGCGGTCTTGCTGCGCATGTTCATGCTGACCTTCTCTCTGGTGATCACTGCTGGGTGGGGGACTGCGTGCCGCGCTTGCGCGCGAGGCGACGGACGACGCGGGGGAGGCTCGCGATGCCGCCCGGCAGGACGAACAGCACGATGAGCAGGATGGCTCCCTGGATCAGGGAGGTCAGGGTCGCGTCGATCTCGTTCGTCACGTTCGGCACGAGCACGTAGTACGCGCCGCCGATCAGCGATCCGATGATCGATCCGGCGCCGCCGATGACCATCGACGCGAGCAGGCTGATCGAGTGGTGGAAGGCGAGCGTCTCGGGCGAGGTGTACTGCACGACCACCATGTACAGGAAGCCGCTCACGCCGCCGATCATCGCGGCGATCGTGAACGCCATCACCTTGTACCGGTACGGCGAGATGCCCATGGACGACGCGACGGCCTCGTTCTCCTTCACGATCGCCAGCGCCCGGCCGAACTTGCCGCGCACGAGGTTCGTCACCAGCACGAACACGACGGCCGCGATCGCGAGCACGATGTAGTACTGCCAGATGTCGTCGAGATCGCTGCCGAACCAGTCGGGCGCGGACGTGAACCGGGCCGAGGTGCCCTGCGAGCCGCCGGTCCAGTCGGCCAGGCGCTTGGCGAGCGGGACGCCGATGATCGGCAGCGCGATCGTGACCATCGCGATCGCGAGACCGCCGAGCCGCGCGGCCGCGAGGGCCACGACATAGCCGGCGACGCCGGGGATCAGCACCGCGAGCACGAACACCAGCGCGACGTTCCAGCCCTCGTTCACGCCGTACGCCGTGACGTACGCACCGAGGCCGAGGAAGAAGATCTGACCGAGCGAGACCTGTCCGGTATATCCCATGATCACGTTCAGGCCGAGCACCGCGACGGCGAAGACGCCGATGCGGGCCAGGGCCTGGTTCGTCGCGGGATCGAGGTTCCACGGTGCCAGGACGAGCACGAGCGCGACGAGGACGGCGAGGCCGATGCGCACCCAGCGGGTGTTCCAGAGCGCTGGGCGCTTCACAGACGTGTCCCTCCCCATCAGACGCGCACCACGGTCTTGCGCCCGAACAGGCCCTGCGGTCGCACGAGCAGCACGATGAACAGCAGGATGAACGGCACGGCGATCTTCAGGTCGTGTCCGATGAACGGCACGTACACCGCGGCGAGGTTCTCCAGCACGCCGATCAGCCACGCCGCGACGACGACGCCGATCGGGCTGGTCGCGCCGCCGAGGATCACGGCGGCCAGCGCGTACACGAGCGCGCCGTCGAGCATGCCGGGCGTGAGCGACAGGCGGGGGGCGACGAGAGCGCCGGCGACCGCGCCGAGGGCGGCGGCGAGGCCCCAGCCGACCATCAGCAGGCGCCCGACCGGCAGGCCGGAGAAGGACGACGAGCGCGGATTGTCGGCGACCGCCCGCAGCGCGAGCCCGACCTTGGTCTTCTGGAACAGCACCTGCAGCAGCACCATGATGGCGGCGATCACGACGAACGTGCCGAGCGATCGCCAGCTGATGGCGGCGCCCAGCAGCGTGAACGAGTCGCCGGGGAAGAGCGAGGGGAACTGCAGGTTGTTGTAGGACCAGATCCAGCCGCAGATTCCGGTGATCAGCGTGAGCAGACCCACCGTCACGACGACGGCGGTGTCGGGGTCGCCGCCCTCGAAGCGCCGCATCAGCAGGCGCTCGATCGCCGCGCCCAGCGCGAACGAGATCGCCACCGCGATCAGGATGGCGAGGATCAACGGCATGCCCATTCCGAGGAAGGCATACGCCAGGTAGGCGGAGAGCACGGCCATGCCGCCCTGCGCGAAGTTGATCATGCCCGTCGACTGGTTGACGATCACGATCGCGAGCGCGAGGGCCGCGTAGATCGAGCCCATGGCGAGGCCGTCGACGACAAGCTGGATGAAGGTGCCCACGTCAGCCTCCCAGGTACGCGCGTCGGATCTCGTCCCTGCCCCTCAGCTCGGCCGACGTGCCCGTGAGCACGCTGCGGCCGGTCTCGAGCACCGTGGCGGTGTCGACGATGCTGAAGGCGAGGTTGGCGTTCTGCTCGACGACGAGCATCGCGATGCCCGATTCGAGCCGGAGGCGGCGGATCGCCTCGTAGACGTTCTTCGCGGTACTGGGGGCGAGGCCCAGCGACGGCTCGTCGAGGATGAGCAGTCGCGGCTTGGCCATGAACGCCCGCCCCACGGCGAGCATCTGCTGCTCGCCGCCCGAGAGCGCGGACGCGTTCGAGGAGATCCGCTCCCGGAGGTTCGGGAAGAGCTCGAGCAGGTAGTCGACGTCGGTCGCGAGCCCTCGGCGGTCCTTGCGCAGATATGCGCCGACCATCAGGTTCTCGCGCACCGTCAGGTTCGGCAGGGTCCCGCGGCCCTCCGGCACATGGGCGATGCCGCGCGCCGCGACCTGATCGGGCCGCAGACCCCGGATGTCCTCGCCGTCGAAGACGATCCGGCCGGTCGTGCGCACCACGCCGCTGATCGCGCGCAGCGTCGTCGTCTTCCCGGCGCCGTTCGCGCCGAGGATGCCCACCGCGCCGCCCTCGGGAACGCTCAGCGAGACGCCCTCCAGCACCTGCACGGGTCCGTAGGACGCGGTGACGTCGACGAGCTCAAGCAGCGTCATCCGCGGCCTCTTTCCCGATGTAGGCCTCGATCACGCGCGGATCGGACTGCGCCTGCGCGGCGGTGCCCTCCATCAGCTTGCGGCCGTGGTCGAGCACGACGACGCGGTCGGTGAGGGCCGAGATGAGGCCCATATGGTGCTCGACGATCACGACCGTCACATCGGCGTGAACGCGCAGGTCGCGCACGGTCGCGATGAAGCGCTCGACCTCGCCGTGCGACAGGCCGGCGGCGGGCTCGTCGAGCAGCAGGAGCCGCGGCCGCATCAGCAGCGCGCGGCAGAGCTCGACGCCCTTGTGCAGCCCGTGGGACAGCTCGTCGGCCGCGAGGTGCGCGGCCCACCCCAGGTCGTGCGACTCGAGGAGCGCGAGGGCCTCGGCGCGCAGCTCGCGTTCGCGGCGGCCCGTCGGGGGCACGCGGAGCGACCACGCGAGGGGGCCGCCGGGCAGCCGGGTGTGCGCGCCCAGCACCACGTTCTCGAGCACGGTGGCGTGCAGCTGCAGCGCGGGATGCTGGAACGTCCTGGCCAGTCCGTGCCCGGCGAGCCGCGAGGGACGGGAGCCGCTGACCTCGGCGTCGTCGATCCTGATCGAGCCGGAGGTCGGGCGGTAGTGACCGCTGATGCAGTTGAACAGCGAGGTCTTGCCGGCGCCGTTGGGACCGACGAGACCGAGGATCTCGCCGGGCTCCACCGTGAAGCCGACATCGTGCAGGACGGTGACCCCGCCGAAGCGGAGGCCCAGGTCCTGCAGGGTGAGTCGTGCGGCCATCGCCTCGGTCTTCCGTGCGTCTTTGCGGGAGGTGTCAGCGGCGCTCCCGCGGATCGATGTCCTCCGCGTCGGGTCGGAGCGCCGCTGCTCGTACCGCACAGGCTAGGGAGGCGGGGGACGAAGTGTCAACAATCGTGGCGCAAATCCGCGTCACACCGTTATCGTGACCGCCATGATCCGGATCGCGGTGATGGGACTCGGCGAGGCAGGCAGCCTCTACGCGCGCGGCCTCGCGGCCGTCGGTGCGGAGGTCACGGGGTTCGACCCGCACGTCGATGTCACGGCGAGCGGGATCGCGCAGCGGCCGCGCCTGGAGGACTGCCTCGACGGCGCCGAGCTCGTCCTGAGCCTCGTGGGGGCCCGCGCCTCGATCGAGGCCGCGCGGGACGCCGTCGCAAGAATGCGGCCCGGCACGCTGCTCGCCGACCTCAACACGTCGGCCCCGGAGACGAAGCTCGAGGTCGCCCGGATCGCGCGCGAGAGCGGCGTGAGGATCGCGGACGTCGCGGTCCTCGCGCCGGTGCCGCGCGCCGGTCACCGCACGCCGCTGCTCGCGAGCGGCGATGCGGCGCGGGATTTCGCCGACCGGATGCGCCCCCTCGGCGTGCCCGTCGAGATCGTGTCCGGCGGGATCGGCGATGCGGCGAGGCGCAAGCTGCTGCGCGCCGTCTACATGAAGGGCGTGGCCGCGGTGGTGATCGAAGCGCTGGAGGCGGCGCGTCCGCACGGCGCCGAGGAGTGGCTCCGCGCGCAGATCGCGGATGAGCTCGGGCCCGATGGCCGGCAGATCCTGGAGCGGATGCTGGCGGGCACCTACCGGCATGCGGAGCGACGGGAGCACGAGATGCGCGACGCCGTCGCGCTGCTCGAGCTCTCGGGCAGTCCCGCCGACATGACCCGCGCCACGCGTGCGTCGCTGCAGCGCATCCTCGAGGGGTGAGGGGAGCCCTCTCGCGCGGCCCCGAGCGCCTGCTCGAGGCCGCGCGAGGCCGGGCTCAGAGCGTGCCCGTGGAGCGCCAGCCGCCCTGGTACGTCTCGCGCGCCACGGTGGCGTACGGCACGGGGCTGACGATCGCGCGCACCTCGATCTGCCGATGCGGTTCGACGGTGGTCTTCCCGGAGCCGCCGTCGGGCTCGCCCCACACGACGCGCACCTCGGCGCCCTCTGGCACGTCGCGGTCGACGGTCGCGAGGGACAGGCCGCGCTTCTCGTTCGCCGTGACGCCGGTGAACAGCGACAGGCCGATGTTCGTGCCGTCCGCGTCGATGACGGCGTCGAAGTTGCTCGATCCGTAGTTCGCGTTCGGCAGGTCGAAGAACTGGTAGCCCTCGCTGTCGCGGTCGATCACGGAGGTGAGGATCTTCGCCAGGTCCTCGTCGTTCCAGGCGAGCGTGACCTTGCGGCGCTGCTGCTCGGGGTCGAGCTTCTCGAGCGCGTCGCGGCCGATGAAGTCGTGGTCGAACTTCACGAACGAGCCGTAGCCCAGCTCCCACGGGTTCAGGTAGTAGTCCTCGATGTCGTCGGACACGAAGGATCCGGCGATCGCGTTGATCGCCTCGTAGCTCGTGGTCGGCAGCCACTCGCGGTAGGCGCGCTCGGCCTCGCTGGAGTAGATCGCCGGAAGGGGCGAGGGGATCCAGCCGGACTCGAGCGTGTTCGACGAGTACGCGCGGGATCCGCAGGGCTCGATGCCGAACTCCGCTCCGGCCTCGAGGATCGCGTCGCGCACGAGCCCGTGGTCCTCGTACGGGCCCCACAGTTCGAGACCGGGGGCGCCGGCCATACCGTGACGCAGCGTCCGCACGCGGCGCCCCGCGATCTCCAGGTGGCCCATGTGGAAGAACCTCACCTTGTCGAGCACGCCGCCGTTCAGCTTCTCGATGATGTCCCACGCCCGGGGTCCCTGGATCTGGAACCGGTAGTACTCGCGGTGCACCGCCTGTCCGTAGGGGCGCGACGGCGAGCGGTCGTCGTAGCGGAACTCGACGTCGTACCCGCCGGTCTCGGCGTGGAACTGCAGCCAGTTCGCGCCGGGCGCGCGGCCGACGTAGACGTAGTCGCGCTCGGCCTCGTGGAAGAGGATGCCGTCGCCGATCACCCCGCCGTTCGACGCCGTCGGCACGAACTGCTTGGCGGTGTCGACGGGGAAGTTCGCGAAGCTGTTGACGCCGGTGTCGCTCAGCAGAGGGAGCGCACCGGGGCCCGACAGGAAGAAGTTCACCATGTGGTGGGTCTGGTCGTAGAGCACCGCGGTCTCGCGCCATGCCTTCTGCTCGCGCCGCCAGTTGCTGAACTCGCTCGGCACGACGGGGTAGATGTAGGTGCCCAGCCGCGAGTTGCGCAGCATCTCGACCGTGTCGCCGCGCTCGTCGAGCAGCTCCTGCAGATTGTTCGCCATGAGGATCCTTCGATTCGGACTGCGTTGTCGGTCGCAGGATGACACGGATTGGCGACGATTTTCTACTACGTTCCCGTCACCAGGATTGTCGACAATCCTTGACCCCCGCCCCGTCGGGCTGATTCACTGGGTGCTGCATCACCCCGAGAGCGAACGGATCCGCCATGCCCGAGACAACGCCGTCCCTGCTTGTCGTCAGCGCGCACGCGGGCGACTTCGTGTGGCGGGCGGGAGGCGCGATCGCCGCCGCGACGCTGCGCGGCGAGAGGGCGATGGTCGTGTGCCTGTCGTACGGCGAGCGCGGCGAGTCGGCGAGCCAGTGGCTCGCGGGCAAGCCGCTCGAGGAGATCAAGGCGATCCGGCGTGCGGAGGCGGAGGCGGCGGCCGATGCGCTGGGCGCCGACATCGAGTTCCTGGACCTGGGCGACTACCCACTGGTCGAGAGCCCCGAGGCCGTCCAGCGGCTCGTCGACGTCATGCGTCGCGTGCAGCCCACCGTGGTGCTGACGCATCCCCTGTCCGACCCGTACAACGGTGACCATCCCGCCGCGGCGCGCATGGCGCTGCAGGCGCGCGTGCTCGCGCAGGCGATCGGGGTCGCGAACGCCGACGGCTCGTACCCGTCGAAGGACGACATCATCGGCGCCCCGCCCGTGTTCTTCTTCGAGCCGCATCAGCCCGAGCAGTCCGACTTCAAGCCCGACGTGCTGCTGGACATCACCGAGGCGTTCGGGCGCAAGAGGGCCGCGATGGAGTGCCTTCCCGCCCAGAAGCACATGTGGGAGTACTACACGGCGCTCGCCGTGCGGCGCGGCGTGCAGGTCAAGCGCAACGCGGGCCCCAACCTCGGGCTGCCGCACGACACCATGGGCGAGGCCTACATGCGGTACTACCCGCAGGTGACGTCGGTGCTGGAATGACCGCCGAGCGAGCGAGGAGAGCCGGATGAGCGGGCTCGGCGTCGTCGTCACCGACATCGCGCGCGCCGACGCGGCGACCGTCGACGGCCTCGCCGTGCACGGCGTCGCGACGGTGCACGAGGCGATGGGCCGGGTGGGTCTCGCGGGTCCGTCGATCCGGCCGATCCAGCAGGGGGCGCGTGTCGCGGGGACCGCGGTCACGGTGCTCAGCTGGCCGGGGGACAACCTCATGATCCACGCCGCGATCGAGCAGTGCCGGGCGGGTGACGTCCTCGTCGTCGCCACCACCTCGCCCACGACGGACGGCGCGTTCGGCGACCTGTTCGCCACCGCCCTGAAGGCGCGCGGCGTGCGCGGGCTCGTGACCGCGACGGGTGTGCGCGACACGCAGGACCTGCGCGACCTGGGCTTCCCGGCCTGGTCGAACGGCGTGCACGCACAGGGCACGGTGAAGGCGACCGCGGGATCCGTCAACGTCCCGGTCGTGGTGGACGGCATGCTCGTGCACCCCGGCGACGTCGTGATCGCCGACGACGACGGGGTCGTGTGCGTGCCGCGGCGCGCGGCCGAGGGGGCGCTCGCCGCGGCCGACGCGCGCGTGGCGAAGGAGGAGGCGGATCGCGCCGCGTACGGCAGCGGTGCCGAGCTCAGCCTCGACCGCAAGGGGCTGCGCGCGCTGCTGTCCGACCTCGGGGTGCGATACGTGAGCCAGGCCGAGCATGGCGGCTGACGGCGTCCGCTGCATGCTCATGCGGGGCGGCACGTCCAAGGGCGCCTACTTCCTGGCATCGGATCTGCCGTCCGACCCGGCCGCGCGCGACGACCTGCTGCTGCGCGTGATGGGCACGCCCGACCCGCGGCAGATCGACGGACTGGGCGGGGCGCATCCGCTGACATCCAAGGTCGCGATCGTGTCGCCCTCGGCGGATCCGGACACGGACGTCGACTATCTCTTCCTGCAGCTCGGCGTCGACGAGGCGCTCGTCACCGACCGGCAGAACTGCGGCAACATCCTCGCCGGGGTCGGACCGTTCGCGGTCGAGCGCGGGCTCGTCGCACCCGCGCAGGATCGCACGAGCGTGCGGATCCGGATGGTGAACACCGGCAGCATCGCGACCGCGACCTTCGCCACCTCCGTCTCGGACGTGAACGGCGGCGTCGTCGACTACGACGGCGCGCTCGCGATCGACGGCGTGCCCGGCACGGCGGGCGCGATCTCCCTGGACTTCGAGGGGACCGCGGGGTCGTCCACCGGTGCGCTGTTCCCGACGGGAGCCGTGGCCGACGACGTCGAGGGCATCCGCGTGACGTGCGTGGACAACGGCATGCCGACCGTCCTGATCCGGGCCGCCGACCTCGATCTGTCGGGCGACGAGGATCCCGAGACGCTCGAGGCGGACACCGCGCTGAGGGAGCGCCTCGAGCGCGTCCGCTTCGCCGCGGCCGAGCGCATGGGGCTGGGGGATGTGAGCGAGGCCACGGTGCCGAAGCTGGTGCTGCTGAGCGCGCCGCGGCACGGCGGCGCGCTCGCGACGCGCAGCTTCCTGCCGCACCGGGTGCACACCTCGATCGGGGTGCTCGGCGCGCTCACCGTGGCGGCGGGCGCGCTCGCCGAGGGATCGGTGGGGCGCGAGCTCGCCGCGATCCCCGACGCGGGTCGGCCGTTCGTCATCGAGCATCCGACGGGGCACTTCGACGTCGACGTCGCCGTGTCGCGATCCGGCGACGCCTGGACCGTCGAGCGCTCGGCCGCGCTGCGCACCGCCCGCAAGATCTTCGAGGGCACGGTGTTCCCGCGCCCTCGTCTGTGATTCCCGCCGTCAGAGAGGACAGCCCATGACCGACTCCACCGCCTTCGACGTCGCCCATCTGGCGAACGTCGAGCTGTTCACGCCGGAGTTCGAGCGGAGCCTGTGGTTCTTCCGCGACCTGCTCGCGATGCGCGTCGTCGCCGAGCGGGGCGACTCGGTGTACCTGCGCACGTGGGACGACTACGAGCTCTACACGATCAAGCTCACGCCCCGGGAGCAGGCCGGCGTCGGGCGGACGTCGTTCCGCGCCGCGAGCCAGGAGGCGCTCGAGCGCCGCGTCGCCGCCATCGAGGACATGGACCTCGGCGACGGCTGGGTCGACGGCGAGGTGGGCACCGGCCCCACCTTCCTGTTCCACGACCCCGACGGGCACGAGATGGGCCTCTATTACGAGACCGAGCGCTACGTCGCGACCGACGACCGCCCCGCGCTCAAGAACCAGGCCTCGGCGTTCCCCGGCCGCGGCGTGAACGCGCGGCGCATCGACCACATCAACTACCTCGCGAAGGACGTCGAGGCGAACGGCGAGTTCCTGGCGAAGGCGCTCGGCATGCGGGAGAGCGAGCGCATCCGCAACGACGACGGCCGGTTCGCCGCGTGGTGGTTCCACTTCTCGCTGAAGTCGTACGACGTCGTCTACTCCGACGACTGGACGAAGCACGGCAACCGCCTGCACCACATCGCGTTCGCGCCCGACACGCGCGAGGACATCCTGAAGGCCGCCGACATCTTCCTCGAGAACGGCATCCACATCGAGTCGGGCCCCCACAAGCACGCCATCAACCAGACGTTCTTCCTGTACGTCTGGGAGCCCGGCGGCAACCGCATCGAGTTCGCCAACGCCGGCGCCCGCCTGCTGCTGGACCCGGATCAGCCCGTCGTCGAGTGGTCGCAGGAGGAGCGCAAGAAGGGCCAGGCGTGGGGCATGAAGACCATCGAGACCTTCCACACGCACGGCACGCCGCTCGTCTAGGAGGCGTGCCGGGCTCGGTCCCTGCCGGCGCTACCAGATGACCGCGAGGCCCGCGTTCAGGAGGATGAGCGCGCCGATCAGCCAGAACGTCCAGGCCGGCATCGGCGTGCCCTTCTTGGCGCGCGAGCGGCTGGCGCCCGTGAGGCCGCCGATGATCACCAGCACGACGAGCTTGATGCCGATCTTGGTGTAATTCAGCTCGCCGTCGCCGAGACCCCACGGCGCGGACAGCGCCAGACCCGCGAGCAGCGAGATGCCGAGGCCGTAGTCCATGGTCCGGCTCGCCACGTCCCGCTTCGCGAAGGCCTCGACGGCCCACGAGCCGAACAGGATGGCGAAGCCGACGAGGTGGATGAGGACGACGACGTCGCGCAGGGTTTCCATGGCTTCACGGTACCTGGGCGGTGAGCGGGGGCAGTACGTTCGGCACATGAGTGTGCGCGAGACGGATGTCGTGGTGATCGGGCGGGGCCGGTCGGCGAGAACGTCGCCGACCGGGCGGTGCGGGGCGGCCTCGAGGCGGTGATCGTCGAGGCCGAGCTCGTCGGGGGCGAGTGCTCGTACTGGGCCTGCATGCCCTCGAAGGCGCTGCTGCGGCCCGGTGCCGCGCTGCGCGCCGCGCAGGCGGTCGCCGGCGTGACGGGCGGCTCGCTCGAGCCCGCGGAGGTCCTCGCGCGCCGGGACGGGTTCGCGGCGAACTGGGACGACGCGGGCCAGGTGCGCTGGCTCGAATCCGCCGGGATCCCGCTCGTGCGCGGCCGCGGTCGCATCGCGGGGGACAAGCGCGTGATCGTCGAGAGCGAGGACGGCGAGACCGAGCTGATCGCGCGGCACGCCGTCGTGATCGCGACCGGCAGCGAGGCGCGCGTCCCCGACATCCCGGGCCTGCGCGACGCACGGCCGTGGACGAGTCGCGAGGCCACCTCGGCGCAGGAGATCCCCGGCCGGCTGGCCGTGCTGGGCGGCGGAGTCGTCGCAGTGGAGGTCGCGACGATGTTCGCCGACCTCGGCAGCGCCGTCACGCTGCTCTCACGCAGCCCGCTGCTGCGCTCTCTCGAGCCGTTCGCGGGCGAGGCCGTCCGCGACGCCCTGCGCGCCCGCGGCGTGACCGTGCGCGAGGACGCGAGCCCCCGCGAGGTGAGGCGGCAGGACGACGGATCGGTGCGGATCCTGCTCGACGACGGCGAGCTCGCGGCGGACGAGGTGGTCGTCGCCATGGGACGCTCGCTGCGGCTGCACGACATCGGCGTGGACGAGCTGCTGGACGAGCGGGGCATGCTGGACGTCGACGACACCCTGCGGGTGCGCGGCTCCGACTGGCTCTACGCCGTGGGAGACGCCGCCGGCCGCGTGCTGCTGACCCATCAGGGCAAGTACGAGGGGCGCGCCGCGGGAGACGTGATCGCGGCCCGCGCGAAGGGCGAGCCCGTCGACGACGCGCCATGGGGGCGCCATGTGGCCACGGCGGATCACGCGGCCGTGCCGCAGGTGGTCTTCACGGATCCCGAGGTGGCCTCCGCGGGGCTCACCGCCGCCGAGGCCGAGAAGCGCGGGCTGCGCGTGCGCGTGGTCGACTACGACCTCTCCGGCGTCGCGGGGGCCGGGTTGATCGCCGAGGACTTCGCCGGCCGGGCTCGCGCGATCGTGGACGAGGACCGCGGCGTGCTCGTGGGGCTCACGCTCACGGGTCCCGGCGTGGGGGAGCAGATCCACGCCGCCACGATCGCGATCGCCGGCGAGGTGCCGCTGCGGCGCCTGTGGCACGCCGTGCCGTCGTATCCGACGCTCAGCGAGTTCTGGCTGCGCCTGCTCGAGGCCTACGGGCTCTAGAAACGCGGATGGGCCCTTCCGCGAGACGCGGGAGGGCCCATCCGGACGGCGGATCAGAGGACGGTCGCCTCCGCGGCGACGAGGTCCTCGTCGTAGTCCACGTCCTTCGTCTCGCGCGACAGGATGAGCGCGATCAGCGTCAGCACGCCCGCGGCCGAGAGGTACAGGCCCACGAGCCACGGGTTGCCGCCGCCCCACGCCCACAGCACGACCGCGACCAGCGGCGCCAGCGCGGCACCGAGGATCGACGAGACGTTGTAGGCGACGGCCGAGCCGGTGTAGCGGACGTTCGTCGGGAACAGCTCGGGGAGCAGCGCGCCCATGGGGCCGAACGTCGATCCCATCAGGGCGAAGCCGATGATGAGGAACACGAGCGTGAGCGGCATCGTCGCGGCGCCCTGCGGCAGCAGGAACACCGGGAACAGCGCGCCGAACACGATGATCCCGATCGTCACGCCGATCAGCAGCTTGCGACGTCCGATCCGGTCGGCGAGCGGGCCGGCCAGCAGCGTGAAGATGCCGAAGAAGACGACGCCGATGATCTGCATCAGCACGAACTGGACGTACGAGAAGCCGAGGCCCGGCACCCAGGGTCCGGCCGCCGCCGCGTCGTAGGTCTCGGGTGCGACGGGGGCCTTGGTGCCGTACGACAGCAGGAAGCTCGTCAGCAGGTAGAACAGCACGTACGTCGCCAGCATGATGAACGTGCCGAGGATGAGCTGCTTCCAGTAGCGGCGGAACGCCTCACCGAGCGGGAAGCGCTTGATCGCGCCCTTGGCCGAGGCCTTCTCGAAGGTCGACGACTCGACGAGCTTCAGACGGACCCACAGGCCGATGATGACCATGACAGCCGAGAACAGGAACGGGATGCGCCAGCCCCACGACAGGAACGCCTCTGAGGGCGCGCCGGCCTCGCCGGGCATCGAGAAGTTGATGATGAGGAACAGGCCGTTGGCGATGATGAAGCCGAGCGGCGCGCCCAGCTGCGGGAAGGTGCCGTACAGGGCACGCTTGCCGGTCGGGGCGTTCTCGGTCGCCACGAGCGCGGCGCCCGACCACTCGCCGCCGAGCGCGAAGCCCTGCGCCAGGCGCAGCACGAGCAGCATGATGCCGGCCCACACGCCGATCTGGTTGTACGTCGGCAGCACGCCGATGAGGAACGTCGCGATGCCCATGACGAGCAGCGACACCACGAGCGTCGTCTTGCGGCCGACGCGGTCGCCGAAGTGGCCGAACGCGACGGCGCCGATCGGGCGTGCGACCATGGCGGCGCCGAAGGTCGCGAACGACGTCAGCAGTGACGTCGTGGGGTCCGCGGCGGGGAAGAAGAGCGCCGGGAACACGAGCACGGCGGCCGTGGCGTACGCGTAGAAGTCGTAGAACTCGATCGTCGTGCCGACGAGGCTCGCCGTGATCACGCGAGAGCGCGAGTTGGCGGGTCCGGTGGCGGCACCCGATGAGGGGGTGTGAGCTGCGGTAGTCATGTCTTGCCTGTCTGGGGAACTGCGGGGATCTGTCGGCGAGCGCCGACAGGGCAAGATGACAGCTTATTCGCGGCGGCGCGCCACTCTTGCGCGGTTTCGCGGATCGATACGATCCCTCGTTGTGCACTTTTCAAAGTGCTGAACGAAAACGACGAGGGCCCGGCGATCTGCCGGGCCCTCGTAGGAGTGGATGTCAGAGCTGGTCGTCGTCCAGACGCAGCTCGCGCAGCTGCCGCAGCGTGAGCGCGGTGCGGAGCGCCGCGTCCGCGGCCTCGGCGCCCTTGTCCTCCTGCGAGCCCTCGAGACCCGCGCGGTCGCGACCCTGCTGCTCGTCGTCGAGGGTCAGCACCCCGAAGCCGACGGGCTTGCCGGTGTCGAGCGCCACGCGTGTGAGGCCGTCGGTCGCGGCCGACGCCACGAACTCGAAGTGCGGCGTGCCGCCGCGGATGATCACGCCCAGGGCGACGA
The Microbacterium sp. JZ31 genome window above contains:
- a CDS encoding PIG-L deacetylase family protein, producing the protein MPETTPSLLVVSAHAGDFVWRAGGAIAAATLRGERAMVVCLSYGERGESASQWLAGKPLEEIKAIRRAEAEAAADALGADIEFLDLGDYPLVESPEAVQRLVDVMRRVQPTVVLTHPLSDPYNGDHPAAARMALQARVLAQAIGVANADGSYPSKDDIIGAPPVFFFEPHQPEQSDFKPDVLLDITEAFGRKRAAMECLPAQKHMWEYYTALAVRRGVQVKRNAGPNLGLPHDTMGEAYMRYYPQVTSVLE
- a CDS encoding 4-carboxy-4-hydroxy-2-oxoadipate aldolase/oxaloacetate decarboxylase, with translation MSGLGVVVTDIARADAATVDGLAVHGVATVHEAMGRVGLAGPSIRPIQQGARVAGTAVTVLSWPGDNLMIHAAIEQCRAGDVLVVATTSPTTDGAFGDLFATALKARGVRGLVTATGVRDTQDLRDLGFPAWSNGVHAQGTVKATAGSVNVPVVVDGMLVHPGDVVIADDDGVVCVPRRAAEGALAAADARVAKEEADRAAYGSGAELSLDRKGLRALLSDLGVRYVSQAEHGG
- a CDS encoding 4-oxalomesaconate tautomerase yields the protein MAADGVRCMLMRGGTSKGAYFLASDLPSDPAARDDLLLRVMGTPDPRQIDGLGGAHPLTSKVAIVSPSADPDTDVDYLFLQLGVDEALVTDRQNCGNILAGVGPFAVERGLVAPAQDRTSVRIRMVNTGSIATATFATSVSDVNGGVVDYDGALAIDGVPGTAGAISLDFEGTAGSSTGALFPTGAVADDVEGIRVTCVDNGMPTVLIRAADLDLSGDEDPETLEADTALRERLERVRFAAAERMGLGDVSEATVPKLVLLSAPRHGGALATRSFLPHRVHTSIGVLGALTVAAGALAEGSVGRELAAIPDAGRPFVIEHPTGHFDVDVAVSRSGDAWTVERSAALRTARKIFEGTVFPRPRL
- a CDS encoding VOC family protein; its protein translation is MTDSTAFDVAHLANVELFTPEFERSLWFFRDLLAMRVVAERGDSVYLRTWDDYELYTIKLTPREQAGVGRTSFRAASQEALERRVAAIEDMDLGDGWVDGEVGTGPTFLFHDPDGHEMGLYYETERYVATDDRPALKNQASAFPGRGVNARRIDHINYLAKDVEANGEFLAKALGMRESERIRNDDGRFAAWWFHFSLKSYDVVYSDDWTKHGNRLHHIAFAPDTREDILKAADIFLENGIHIESGPHKHAINQTFFLYVWEPGGNRIEFANAGARLLLDPDQPVVEWSQEERKKGQAWGMKTIETFHTHGTPLV
- a CDS encoding Fe-S protein, with the translated sequence METLRDVVVLIHLVGFAILFGSWAVEAFAKRDVASRTMDYGLGISLLAGLALSAPWGLGDGELNYTKIGIKLVVLVIIGGLTGASRSRAKKGTPMPAWTFWLIGALILLNAGLAVIW
- a CDS encoding MFS transporter, translated to MTTAAHTPSSGAATGPANSRSRVITASLVGTTIEFYDFYAYATAAVLVFPALFFPAADPTTSLLTSFATFGAAMVARPIGAVAFGHFGDRVGRKTTLVVSLLVMGIATFLIGVLPTYNQIGVWAGIMLLVLRLAQGFALGGEWSGAALVATENAPTGKRALYGTFPQLGAPLGFIIANGLFLIINFSMPGEAGAPSEAFLSWGWRIPFLFSAVMVIIGLWVRLKLVESSTFEKASAKGAIKRFPLGEAFRRYWKQLILGTFIMLATYVLFYLLTSFLLSYGTKAPVAPETYDAAAAGPWVPGLGFSYVQFVLMQIIGVVFFGIFTLLAGPLADRIGRRKLLIGVTIGIIVFGALFPVFLLPQGAATMPLTLVFLIIGFALMGSTFGPMGALLPELFPTNVRYTGSAVAYNVSSILGAALAPLVAVVLWAWGGGNPWLVGLYLSAAGVLTLIALILSRETKDVDYDEDLVAAEATVL
- the ribH gene encoding 6,7-dimethyl-8-ribityllumazine synthase; its protein translation is MSGKGAPVREAVNGSDLDVVIVAGTWHEEITEGLIAGARRTLDAAGAKHHLVRVAGSFELPVVSKVALEAGADAVVALGVIIRGGTPHFEFVASAATDGLTRVALDTGKPVGFGVLTLDDEQQGRDRAGLEGSQEDKGAEAADAALRTALTLRQLRELRLDDDQL